The proteins below are encoded in one region of Archocentrus centrarchus isolate MPI-CPG fArcCen1 chromosome 13, fArcCen1, whole genome shotgun sequence:
- the LOC115791287 gene encoding von Willebrand factor A domain-containing protein 5A-like — protein MLCAGSEGAGVQVTSVPASLVPYSLSFSARVSSPRPVSKVESNCSLDPLQYLSTDQTQATVKLAAGHKFDRDVELLIYYKDAHQPTAVVEAGQASAEAGILMGDPVVMVSLYPEFPQSVMSSLASCGEFVFLMDRSGSMSNTRIRSARDSLLLLLKSLPMGCYFNIYSFGSRYEHIFPKSVEYSQQTMKEALKKVEQMEANLGGTEILQPLKHIYSQPCIPNQPRQTLCPGRHPETLCCS, from the exons ATGTTGTGTGCAGGTAGTGAAGGTGCAGGTGTCCAGGTGACTTCTGTTCCAGCCTCTCTGGTGCCCTAcagtctgtctttctctgcccGAGTGTCCTCTCCTCGTCCAGTCTCTAAAGTAGAGTCCAACTGTTCCCTGGACCCTCTCCAGTACCTCAGCACTGATCAAACCCAGGCCACG GTCAAGTTGGCTGCAGGACACAAGTTTGACAGAGATGTTGAACTGCTGATTTATTACAAAGACGCCCACCAGCCCACTGCTGTGGTGGAGGCaggacaggcctctgctgaGGCAG GCATTCTGATGGGTGATCCAGTGGTGATGGTGAGTCTGTACCCTGAGTTCCCCCAGTCTGTGATGTCTTCATTGGCTTCATGTGGAGAGTTTGTGTTCCTAATGGATCGATCTGGAAGTATGAGTAATACTCGCATCCGCAGTGCCAGG GAttctctgctgctcctgttgAAGAGTTTACCAATGGGCTGCTATTTCAACATTTACAGTTTTGGGTCCAGATATGAACACATCTTCCC TAAGAGTGTGGAGTACAGCCAGCAGACCATGAAGGAGGCTCTGAAGAAAGTTGAGCAGATGGAGGCTAATCTGGGAGGAACGGAGATCCTGCAGCCCctcaaacatatttacagccagCCCTGCATTCCCAATCAGCCTAGACAG ACCCTGTGCCCAGGCCGCCACCCAGAGACCCTTTGCTGCAGTTAG